The Moraxella haemolytica genome window below encodes:
- a CDS encoding integrase core domain-containing protein: MWCIQITVLKYKGTKDHEFVKVCYANNINQKFTKVGRPQTNGKAERVIRTLMELWHDKHEFVSSEHRKQELTRFLNFYNTVRPHSSLTKKDETTGKTLTFTPYEWLGFYFGQSVHNG, from the coding sequence ATGTGGTGTATTCAGATAACGGTACTTAAATACAAAGGCACCAAAGACCATGAGTTTGTTAAAGTCTGCTATGCCAACAATATTAACCAAAAATTTACCAAAGTAGGTAGACCACAAACCAACGGTAAAGCTGAACGAGTGATACGAACATTAATGGAGCTTTGGCACGATAAACACGAATTTGTCAGTAGTGAACATAGAAAGCAAGAATTAACCAGATTTCTTAATTTCTACAACACAGTTAGACCACATTCATCTTTAACTAAGAAAGATGAGACTACAGGAAAAACTTTGACTTTTACTCCTTATGAGTGGTTAGGGTTCTATTTTGGGCAGAGTGTACATAACGGTTGA
- a CDS encoding DDE-type integrase/transposase/recombinase has translation MKWCIDTKRLPLLKGQTTNSPREYLFVVIDDYSRELYAAILPDKTAFSAAQFLAEQMIEPCPYQIDVVYSDNGT, from the coding sequence GTGAAATGGTGCATTGATACCAAACGCTTACCTCTGCTCAAAGGACAAACCACAAACAGTCCTAGAGAATATCTGTTTGTTGTCATAGATGATTATTCTCGTGAACTGTATGCTGCCATACTGCCTGACAAAACCGCTTTTAGTGCAGCACAGTTTTTGGCAGAACAAATGATAGAACCGTGTCCCTACCAAATTGATGTGGTGTATTCAGATAACGGTACTTAA
- a CDS encoding DUF3800 domain-containing protein has protein sequence MYLMYVDESSSTTDPTQKYFVLSGIAVFERNTHWIEEKMNVIASRFCQYSEGSDPYFYELHGSPMRSGKSEWRGIPMSERINAIQDCLKLVQSNNIRIFAAVIEQGYSSGQDTITECFEQISSRFDMYLSRLHYQDNTQRGISIFDKSSTEKSKSATDY, from the coding sequence ATGTATCTTATGTATGTTGATGAGTCTAGTTCTACGACAGATCCTACTCAAAAATATTTTGTATTATCAGGTATCGCTGTATTTGAACGAAATACTCATTGGATTGAGGAAAAAATGAATGTGATAGCCTCTCGATTCTGCCAATATTCTGAAGGGAGTGATCCATATTTCTATGAGTTACATGGTTCACCAATGAGATCTGGAAAGAGTGAATGGAGAGGCATTCCAATGAGTGAGCGTATTAATGCCATTCAAGATTGCTTGAAATTAGTTCAAAGTAATAATATTCGTATATTTGCAGCAGTTATAGAGCAAGGGTATTCTAGTGGTCAGGATACTATCACAGAATGTTTTGAGCAAATATCATCTCGATTTGATATGTATCTGAGCCGTTTACATTACCAAGATAATACCCAAAGAGGCATTTCTATCTTTGATAAATCATCGACGGAGAAATCCAAGTCAGCAACGGATTATTAA
- the sodC gene encoding superoxide dismutase family protein, with product MKMKTALAIALGSLFSFSVTAAELEKITVPIQLLDVEKGNKDIGTVEITESKYGLVFTPNLKDLTEGLHGFHIHENPSCDAKEKGGKLTAGLAAGGHWNPNKAPHHGLPWSDDAHLGDLPALTVLHDGTSTNPVLAPRLKKLDEIKGRSLMIHEGGDNHSDHPAPLGGGGPRMACGVIK from the coding sequence ATGAAAATGAAAACAGCATTAGCAATTGCATTAGGTTCTTTATTCAGCTTTTCGGTAACAGCAGCCGAACTGGAAAAAATTACCGTGCCGATTCAACTTCTTGATGTAGAAAAAGGCAATAAAGATATTGGTACAGTAGAAATTACTGAATCTAAATACGGCTTAGTATTTACTCCAAATCTAAAAGATTTAACAGAAGGCTTACACGGCTTCCATATTCACGAAAACCCAAGCTGTGATGCAAAAGAAAAAGGTGGCAAGCTCACAGCAGGCTTAGCCGCAGGAGGACACTGGAACCCTAATAAAGCTCCACATCACGGCTTACCGTGGTCTGATGATGCTCATTTAGGCGATTTACCTGCATTAACCGTTTTACACGATGGTACATCAACTAATCCAGTATTAGCCCCTCGCTTGAAAAAATTAGATGAAATTAAAGGTCGTTCATTAATGATCCACGAAGGCGGCGATAACCACTCAGACCACCCGGCTCCTCTTGGTGGTGGTGGTCCTCGAATGGCGTGTGGTGTAATTAAATAA
- a CDS encoding replication initiation protein, with protein sequence MGNNLVVVKANSLIEASYRLSIDEVRILALTIGTMDPMSNQKIFDFTVADFVREFPEISMDNAYKQIQAAIKRIYERSVRTEDSNGVTEFHWVSSRTYFKKEGRFRIAMTDEVMPYLTQLKGQFTQYQLKNIAYFNSVHSIRIYELITQYRNVGSREITVEDLKKWLQVEDKYPRFNSFNQRVIEPAITEINERSDLFVDIEQIKRGRSIYALNFTIKSKKSTVGTELKRPPFPHKNKYGKYVTLNKANPKMSNAEYGNYAKDCLKILEDFYSDIANVTTEDLRNYWVFLTCNASFKSKLGKRSDFVNELQNRGFKIVNCELVKA encoded by the coding sequence ATGGGAAATAATCTAGTTGTGGTAAAGGCTAACAGCCTTATTGAAGCCAGTTATAGATTAAGTATTGATGAAGTGCGGATTTTGGCTTTGACGATTGGAACAATGGATCCAATGTCAAACCAAAAAATCTTTGATTTTACCGTAGCTGATTTTGTGCGTGAGTTTCCCGAAATCAGTATGGATAATGCCTACAAGCAAATTCAAGCAGCAATTAAACGAATTTATGAGCGTAGTGTAAGAACCGAAGATAGCAACGGGGTTACAGAATTTCATTGGGTCTCTTCTCGAACATATTTCAAGAAAGAGGGGCGTTTTAGAATTGCTATGACCGATGAGGTTATGCCTTATCTAACTCAGCTTAAAGGGCAATTTACACAATATCAGCTTAAAAATATCGCTTATTTTAATAGCGTTCACTCAATCCGAATTTATGAGTTGATTACGCAATATCGTAACGTTGGAAGTAGAGAAATTACCGTTGAAGATTTGAAAAAATGGTTGCAAGTTGAAGATAAGTATCCACGTTTTAACTCTTTTAATCAGAGAGTAATCGAGCCTGCAATTACAGAAATTAACGAAAGATCTGATTTGTTTGTTGATATTGAGCAGATCAAGCGAGGACGAAGTATTTATGCTTTAAACTTTACAATCAAGAGCAAGAAAAGTACGGTTGGAACTGAATTAAAACGCCCACCGTTTCCGCATAAAAACAAGTATGGGAAGTATGTTACCTTGAACAAAGCCAACCCTAAAATGAGTAATGCTGAATACGGTAATTATGCGAAAGATTGCCTAAAAATCCTTGAAGATTTTTATTCTGATATAGCTAATGTTACAACGGAAGATTTGCGGAATTATTGGGTATTTTTAACGTGTAACGCCAGCTTTAAATCAAAGCTAGGTAAGCGTTCTGATTTTGTGAACGAGTTGCAAAATCGTGGGTTCAAGATTGTGAATTGTGAATTAGTTAAAGCGTGA
- a CDS encoding DUF417 family protein — translation MRALIHTFRSTTLDITILRLSVCLIFFTFGMTKWFDFEVEILKPMISPTWLNFLYEWLGYHGTSYFLGVVEGIAYIALAVGYWKPRWGIIGSMTVLLVSSVTLSLLLQLGFNSFIFKDILLIGAGLVLLKYDLNRLYSHE, via the coding sequence ATGAGAGCACTTATCCACACTTTTCGTAGCACGACTTTAGACATCACGATTTTACGTCTTAGCGTATGTCTAATCTTCTTTACTTTCGGTATGACAAAATGGTTTGATTTTGAGGTGGAAATCCTTAAGCCGATGATCAGTCCGACTTGGTTGAATTTTCTCTATGAGTGGCTAGGCTATCACGGCACAAGTTATTTCTTAGGTGTGGTTGAAGGGATTGCTTATATAGCACTTGCCGTTGGCTATTGGAAACCTAGGTGGGGAATTATCGGTTCAATGACAGTATTACTGGTTTCATCTGTTACACTTAGCCTGTTGCTACAGCTTGGTTTTAACAGCTTTATTTTCAAGGATATTCTACTTATCGGCGCAGGATTAGTATTATTAAAATACGATCTAAACCGCCTTTACTCCCACGAATAG
- a CDS encoding DEAD/DEAH box helicase family protein yields MAGFTYEKNLPHQERAIESVLSVFDRVHLKHGSRDENPEIVFSGSLKMDNLQKIQKANSVEDIPLSGSNVLDIAMETGTGKTYTYTKTMFELNRVLGVFKFIVVVPTLSIKAGTKQFLESTSLAEHFRKDFAGLYGEKEIKLYVVESQKNKTKRSSML; encoded by the coding sequence ATGGCTGGTTTTACTTATGAAAAAAATTTACCACACCAAGAACGGGCGATTGAATCGGTTTTGAGTGTGTTTGACCGCGTGCATTTAAAACACGGTAGCCGCGATGAAAATCCCGAAATCGTATTTTCGGGCAGCCTGAAAATGGATAATTTGCAGAAAATCCAAAAAGCCAACAGCGTGGAGGACATACCGCTTTCAGGCAGCAATGTGCTGGATATTGCCATGGAAACAGGCACAGGCAAAACCTATACTTACACCAAAACCATGTTTGAGCTAAACCGTGTGTTGGGTGTGTTTAAGTTTATTGTGGTTGTGCCAACGCTTTCCATTAAAGCAGGAACGAAACAATTTTTAGAAAGCACTTCGCTTGCCGAGCATTTTCGCAAGGATTTTGCAGGTTTGTATGGCGAGAAAGAAATCAAGCTGTATGTGGTGGAAAGTCAAAAAAACAAAACGAAAAGATCGTCTATGCTGTAG
- a CDS encoding site-specific DNA-methyltransferase, whose protein sequence is MTKLTQETLFSSNTQPENQTFPQNENERLAILKQHFPNCFDKHGAFLPDKMAEILHSDGIATQKEGYSLNWLGKSYARVLKDTPPETLLAEDTAHNRQPENTNSENLLIKGDNLEVLKHLKNAYKNQIKMIYIDPPYNTGSDGFVYQDDRKFTPQQLVQLGGMDLDEAKCVLEFTAKKSNSHSAWLTFMYPRLYVARELLRDDGVIFISIDDNEQAQLKVLCDEVFGEENFIKDLIVNTSEGGGNAKYVVNGHEILFVYAKNITKFDNLKRPKDIRGKKVFIDGELYWIQEDAIREEFGKYGNLHYEDIISVKGEEFKEKIDLGIKNNEYILVPKSYGKTIIGKLRKVSEDFSKFHSILNMGSINKHLTADGIRELEELFSVAKGNSPFENPKPLELLTRVVLSSTFKGVDNDVVLDFFAGSGTTAHAVMKLNAEKGGNRKFILAQLPEDLDAALKNATSEKRKSLENTIGFLDNIGKPHNIFEITKERIIRSATKIRTENPDYSGDLGFKIFETVPLFDFQAALKTDFDTIQPDLLHITDTALNDEQLHTLLTTWRVYDGSILPEKVQTIHLAGYTAYYCRHHLYLLASGFHSECVKALIEKLDNDKDFVPERIVLFSANMDSAIQKELAQAVKTYANKKGLNNLSVLARV, encoded by the coding sequence ATGACTAAACTTACCCAAGAAACCTTGTTTTCGTCAAACACACAGCCTGAAAACCAAACATTTCCACAAAACGAAAACGAACGGCTCGCAATCTTAAAACAGCATTTCCCCAACTGCTTTGACAAACACGGTGCATTTTTGCCTGACAAAATGGCGGAAATCCTGCATTCAGACGGCATTGCCACGCAAAAAGAGGGTTACAGCTTAAATTGGCTGGGTAAATCTTATGCACGTGTTTTAAAAGACACGCCCCCTGAAACTTTGCTGGCAGAAGATACGGCACACAACAGGCAGCCTGAAAACACCAACAGCGAAAATTTGCTGATTAAAGGCGACAATTTGGAAGTGCTGAAACACCTGAAAAACGCCTACAAAAATCAAATTAAGATGATTTACATTGACCCACCGTATAACACAGGTTCAGACGGCTTTGTGTATCAAGACGACCGCAAATTCACGCCGCAGCAGCTGGTGCAATTGGGCGGCATGGATTTGGACGAAGCCAAGTGCGTACTGGAGTTTACCGCGAAAAAGTCCAATTCGCACAGTGCGTGGCTGACATTTATGTATCCGCGTCTGTATGTGGCGCGTGAATTGTTGCGCGATGATGGCGTGATTTTTATCAGCATTGATGACAATGAACAGGCACAATTAAAGGTTTTATGTGATGAAGTGTTTGGGGAAGAGAATTTTATCAAAGACTTAATTGTTAATACGTCAGAAGGTGGCGGAAATGCGAAATACGTTGTCAATGGGCATGAAATCCTATTTGTTTATGCGAAAAACATCACTAAATTTGATAATCTAAAACGACCCAAAGACATTCGCGGGAAAAAAGTGTTTATTGATGGTGAGCTTTATTGGATTCAAGAAGATGCCATTAGGGAAGAGTTTGGTAAATATGGCAATTTACATTATGAAGATATTATTTCTGTAAAGGGAGAAGAATTTAAAGAAAAAATTGATTTGGGAATTAAAAATAATGAATATATTTTAGTGCCTAAATCATACGGTAAGACAATTATTGGCAAATTGAGAAAAGTATCAGAAGATTTTTCAAAATTCCACAGCATTTTAAATATGGGTTCCATCAACAAGCATTTGACTGCTGATGGTATCAGAGAGTTAGAAGAGTTATTTTCGGTTGCAAAGGGAAATTCTCCTTTTGAAAATCCCAAGCCTTTGGAATTATTGACCCGAGTGGTGCTTTCATCAACATTTAAAGGTGTTGACAATGATGTGGTTTTGGATTTTTTTGCTGGTTCAGGCACAACGGCTCATGCAGTGATGAAACTCAATGCGGAAAAGGGCGGAAACAGAAAATTCATTCTTGCTCAGTTACCAGAAGATTTAGATGCAGCGCTTAAAAATGCAACATCAGAAAAAAGAAAATCTTTAGAAAATACAATTGGATTTTTAGATAATATTGGGAAACCTCATAATATTTTTGAAATCACCAAAGAACGCATTATCCGAAGTGCCACCAAAATCCGCACCGAAAACCCCGACTATTCAGGCGATTTGGGTTTCAAAATCTTTGAAACCGTGCCACTTTTTGATTTTCAGGCTGCCTTAAAAACCGATTTTGACACCATTCAGCCTGATTTACTGCATATCACAGATACGGCTTTGAATGATGAACAATTGCACACGCTTTTAACCACTTGGCGCGTGTATGACGGCTCAATACTGCCTGAAAAAGTCCAAACCATTCATTTGGCGGGTTACACGGCTTATTACTGCCGCCATCATCTGTATTTGCTGGCAAGCGGTTTTCATTCTGAATGCGTCAAAGCCTTGATTGAAAAGCTGGACAACGATAAGGATTTTGTGCCTGAACGCATCGTTTTATTCAGCGCAAATATGGACAGTGCCATCCAAAAAGAATTGGCACAAGCGGTTAAAACTTATGCCAATAAAAAAGGTTTGAACAATTTAAGCGTGCTTGCGAGGGTTTAA
- a CDS encoding c-type cytochrome, with protein MSKLLQTIVTSLALSVASITHADVASIYKDTCATCHDSGALNAPKKGDKATWDRLKTQKGVDTLIKNTRQGMPRMPAMGLCQTCSNDDFARLIEYMEK; from the coding sequence ATGTCAAAATTACTACAAACAATCGTTACAAGCCTTGCTTTATCGGTTGCAAGCATTACCCATGCTGATGTTGCTAGTATCTATAAAGATACCTGTGCTACCTGCCATGACAGTGGTGCTCTAAATGCTCCTAAAAAAGGCGATAAAGCCACATGGGATCGGTTAAAGACCCAAAAAGGAGTGGATACTTTAATTAAAAACACTCGTCAAGGAATGCCAAGAATGCCTGCGATGGGGTTGTGCCAGACTTGTAGTAATGATGATTTTGCTCGGCTGATTGAATACATGGAAAAATAA
- a CDS encoding c-type cytochrome, producing MKPANKTTFAKLALAMGFGIASMGASAIVTVPSYDIEAGKKIVDVNCGACHGVDGVSVAPAQPNLGGQNVKYLYKQLVDFKTKARRNGVMEAQLANLTQQDLANVAGYYASQAPWAPGYGNKATYATAQKLYLGGDKTRGIIPCAGCHDPKGSGNEWAAFPRLGGQHATYLATQLKLFRAAGREDEGLVAEQVRTNDSAKKGEKGMMQMVAAKLSDKDIKILSEFLAAVH from the coding sequence ATGAAACCTGCCAATAAAACCACTTTCGCCAAACTTGCCCTTGCTATGGGTTTCGGTATTGCCAGCATGGGTGCTAGTGCCATCGTTACCGTACCAAGCTATGACATTGAAGCGGGTAAAAAAATTGTTGATGTTAACTGTGGTGCGTGCCACGGTGTTGATGGTGTTAGCGTTGCACCTGCTCAGCCAAATTTGGGCGGTCAAAATGTCAAATATCTATACAAGCAACTTGTAGATTTTAAAACCAAAGCTCGCCGTAACGGTGTGATGGAAGCTCAACTTGCCAATCTTACCCAGCAAGACTTGGCGAATGTTGCAGGTTATTATGCTTCTCAAGCTCCTTGGGCACCAGGTTATGGTAATAAAGCCACTTACGCCACTGCTCAAAAATTGTATCTAGGTGGTGATAAGACTCGTGGTATCATTCCTTGTGCTGGTTGCCATGACCCTAAAGGCTCTGGCAATGAGTGGGCTGCTTTTCCACGCTTGGGTGGTCAGCATGCAACTTATCTAGCCACACAATTAAAACTGTTCCGTGCGGCAGGTCGTGAAGATGAAGGTCTGGTGGCCGAACAAGTGCGTACTAATGACTCTGCCAAAAAAGGCGAGAAAGGCATGATGCAGATGGTTGCTGCCAAACTATCTGACAAAGACATTAAGATTTTATCAGAGTTCTTGGCTGCTGTTCACTGA
- a CDS encoding RnfH family protein — MADVMVRVALAYVAKQGEQLYTEMDVPDGTTVWQVLQMSGWLDMLILSEFASWCADNQHASPNHKAWYVGIYGQKKRLDTPLHDGDRVEIYRALSYDPMTRRKQKSKKQVRNKSLNP, encoded by the coding sequence ATGGCTGATGTAATGGTGCGTGTGGCTTTGGCTTATGTTGCCAAACAAGGCGAGCAACTGTACACCGAGATGGATGTTCCTGATGGCACAACGGTCTGGCAAGTTTTGCAGATGAGCGGTTGGCTTGATATGCTGATATTGTCTGAGTTTGCCAGCTGGTGTGCGGACAATCAGCACGCCAGTCCCAATCATAAGGCTTGGTATGTCGGTATTTATGGACAAAAAAAACGCCTAGATACACCACTGCATGATGGCGATAGGGTGGAGATTTATCGTGCTTTATCATATGACCCAATGACCAGACGCAAACAAAAATCCAAAAAACAAGTTAGAAATAAAAGTCTAAACCCATGA
- a CDS encoding outer membrane protein assembly factor BamE, which translates to MKKILTATLLASITALSGCSIFRVYTIDLPQGTPITQEKASRIQVGMSADQVLYLLGSPAVHDTLNPNRWDYIYDYTAGTVGKREGKTNIKNASQYMSIYFQNGRVVRIDGHDSLPTKTQKAQ; encoded by the coding sequence ATGAAAAAAATCCTAACAGCCACCCTGCTGGCATCAATAACCGCCCTATCTGGTTGTAGCATATTTCGTGTCTATACCATCGATTTGCCTCAAGGCACGCCCATCACCCAAGAAAAAGCCTCTCGGATTCAGGTGGGTATGAGTGCCGACCAAGTGCTGTATCTACTCGGCAGTCCTGCTGTGCATGACACCCTAAATCCTAATCGTTGGGATTATATCTATGACTACACCGCAGGCACTGTGGGTAAAAGAGAAGGCAAGACTAATATCAAAAATGCCAGTCAATACATGAGCATCTACTTTCAAAATGGTCGTGTGGTGCGTATTGATGGGCATGATAGCCTACCTACAAAAACACAAAAAGCCCAATAA
- the fur gene encoding ferric iron uptake transcriptional regulator, which yields MAFTNKDLRKAGLKVTLPRIKILELLETAEHHHMSAEDVYRALATQGEDVGLATVYRVLTQFEQAGIVERHNFENNLSVFEIVQEDHHDHLVCDVCGKIVEFNNKVIEDEQTKVAQQYGFKLSAHSLVLHGVCDKEECQKTLDN from the coding sequence ATGGCATTTACCAATAAAGATTTACGCAAAGCAGGGCTTAAAGTAACCCTGCCACGCATCAAGATTTTAGAACTCTTGGAGACCGCAGAGCATCATCACATGAGTGCAGAAGATGTGTATCGTGCGTTGGCGACACAAGGGGAAGATGTTGGCTTGGCAACTGTGTATCGTGTGCTGACCCAGTTTGAGCAGGCAGGCATTGTTGAGCGACACAACTTTGAAAATAATCTGTCAGTATTTGAGATTGTCCAAGAAGACCATCATGACCATTTGGTGTGCGATGTTTGTGGTAAAATTGTTGAGTTTAACAACAAAGTCATCGAAGATGAGCAAACCAAAGTGGCACAGCAGTATGGCTTTAAGCTGTCGGCACACTCTTTGGTGTTGCACGGGGTGTGTGATAAAGAAGAGTGTCAAAAGACGCTAGATAATTAA
- a CDS encoding type IV pilus twitching motility protein PilT, with translation MITTLADLLCYAKQMHASDLHLSAGEKPRLRIDGDIMPIQTAVLSHDDIMRLLSEIINKKQLDELTQQKELDFSFEIVGLCRFRANAFYQSRGISAVFRLIIDQIPHIDDLDPSNTFKKLCQLNQGLILITGATGSGKSTTLAAMIDYMNQHRPIHILTIEDPIEFIHTSKIALINQREIKKDTHDFEQALTSAMREDPDVILIGELRDLSSIRLALRAAETGHLVLATLHTNNAPKAIDRIIDVFDAHEKNLIRSMISESLQAVISQTLIPKINGGRVAAFEIMMATPAIRNLIRENKVAQMRSAIQTGMSDGMMSFDGSLRQLLNQGLIDRQTALSFANEPERL, from the coding sequence ATGATTACAACACTTGCCGACCTGCTTTGCTATGCCAAACAGATGCACGCCTCAGATTTGCACTTATCTGCAGGCGAAAAGCCTCGTTTGCGTATTGATGGCGATATCATGCCGATTCAGACTGCTGTGCTTAGTCATGATGACATCATGCGGCTACTTAGTGAAATAATAAATAAAAAACAGCTTGATGAACTGACACAACAAAAAGAACTGGACTTTTCTTTTGAGATTGTCGGACTGTGCCGATTTCGTGCCAATGCTTTTTATCAAAGCCGTGGTATATCGGCAGTCTTTCGCTTGATTATCGACCAAATACCACATATTGACGACTTAGACCCTAGTAACACTTTCAAAAAATTATGTCAATTAAATCAAGGTCTGATACTCATCACAGGGGCGACAGGCTCAGGTAAATCCACCACGCTGGCTGCCATGATTGATTATATGAATCAGCATCGCCCCATACACATTTTAACCATTGAAGACCCCATCGAATTCATACACACTTCTAAAATTGCTCTCATCAACCAGCGTGAGATTAAAAAAGACACGCATGATTTTGAGCAGGCACTAACATCTGCCATGCGTGAAGATCCTGATGTGATTTTAATTGGCGAACTGCGTGATTTATCCAGTATTCGCCTTGCCCTACGAGCGGCAGAAACAGGTCATCTGGTCCTTGCAACCTTACATACCAACAACGCCCCCAAAGCCATTGATCGCATTATTGATGTCTTTGATGCTCACGAAAAAAACCTAATTCGTTCCATGATTTCAGAATCGCTACAAGCCGTCATCTCCCAAACCTTAATCCCAAAAATCAACGGTGGGCGTGTGGCAGCCTTTGAAATCATGATGGCTACACCTGCCATTCGCAATTTAATCCGTGAAAACAAAGTTGCCCAGATGCGTTCGGCAATACAAACAGGAATGTCTGATGGCATGATGAGTTTTGATGGTAGTCTAAGACAGCTACTTAATCAAGGTCTGATTGATAGACAAACCGCCCTAAGTTTTGCCAATGAGCCTGAACGACTTTAG
- a CDS encoding YggS family pyridoxal phosphate-dependent enzyme, which yields MRQDELFNHYRQVTNALNQANEQSKQKTLAKLLAVSKTKPESDIRTLFDCGQRDFGENYLQEAIGKQSQLTDLPITWHYIGSIQRNKTRDIATHFDWVHTIEREVIANRLNEQRGELPPLNVLIQINIDDENTKSGVQPDELLTLARQVESLSKLCLRGMMIIPAKDSHDAFVRAKALFDEMADLGEFAHWDTLSMGMSADMEDAVANGATMVRVGTALFGARNYGQSSD from the coding sequence ATGCGACAAGACGAACTGTTTAACCATTATAGACAAGTTACCAACGCACTCAATCAAGCAAATGAGCAAAGCAAACAAAAAACCCTAGCCAAACTGCTTGCGGTATCTAAAACCAAGCCTGAATCTGACATTAGAACATTATTTGACTGCGGACAGCGTGATTTTGGTGAGAATTATCTGCAAGAGGCGATTGGTAAGCAAAGTCAGCTAACCGATTTGCCAATCACATGGCATTATATTGGTAGTATTCAGCGGAATAAAACCCGAGACATCGCCACTCATTTTGATTGGGTGCATACCATTGAACGAGAGGTGATTGCAAATAGACTCAATGAGCAACGAGGTGAGCTGCCCCCACTTAATGTGCTAATTCAGATTAATATTGATGATGAGAATACCAAATCTGGCGTACAGCCCGATGAACTACTCACTTTGGCACGGCAGGTGGAAAGTTTGTCAAAGCTGTGTTTGCGTGGCATGATGATTATCCCTGCCAAAGACAGTCATGATGCGTTTGTGCGAGCCAAAGCATTGTTTGATGAGATGGCGGATTTGGGTGAATTTGCCCATTGGGATACTTTGAGCATGGGCATGAGTGCAGATATGGAAGATGCGGTGGCAAATGGGGCAACAATGGTGAGAGTGGGAACGGCTCTATTTGGAGCTAGGAACTATGGACAGTCGTCTGATTGA